A stretch of the Rhizomicrobium sp. genome encodes the following:
- a CDS encoding toll/interleukin-1 receptor domain-containing protein, translated as MVKLFFSYSHKDTALRDQLETHLAMLKHQSIIETWHDAKIIVGDQLDLKINKHLNSADIVLFLVSPDFLASAYCYGIEVKRAMQLHRRGKLRVIPVILRACEWHEAPFGRLKAAPKDGKPIRSWSDRDRAFLDVAQSIRNAAAEIKAQKDKQAVPAQSGPRVSQGYTLLPSAERPAARARRDTSTKDKAIRQLWRMVEASNDMYRQRDDMWFSEGGGRIEYVFDENVFELFARPKLYRDFASTFYSAHWPQLTGASESDRINSQTALITSEYLFSGKLPGQIGKRFHMTEWHYGELGERIFSIMREASSAASHLVLPTEVYLGELRDLADLDLDKRLNETQVEDDLDVSIDLRELRNFGVGQGALRQYLWTRYAAQALADDDGIECLRQIQRIFSGGIIEHFVPFGTTSSAMDNDIARDANAWMVRLLEEQRYRRHLPLSVTKSRQKASLWNDAKSLALVCHAARYNELGVRTVLVTGDTLMFDAYRRWYMSTDDDDEPFVLRRISQFVPLLNLHGMRRSSASALGAIVDAVDIALTPFNLQRSERRTPRQLFLGREYFALRVAGLDRSRRPLSEIDMTGGFLEGVTKEWAEGCIEHFSALGMSCQRVERATIGDYHELIQRRLDTLPSLGFDLSNDAEIAGWLSKLLDDIAANARKIWEHAEPKAATDDLAPGAA; from the coding sequence GTGGTAAAGCTATTCTTTTCTTATTCCCATAAGGACACTGCGCTCAGAGATCAGCTAGAGACGCATCTCGCGATGCTAAAACACCAGAGCATCATCGAGACTTGGCATGACGCTAAAATCATCGTTGGCGACCAGCTTGATCTCAAAATAAACAAGCACCTGAACAGCGCAGACATTGTGCTGTTTCTTGTTTCGCCCGATTTTCTCGCCTCAGCGTATTGTTATGGCATCGAAGTAAAGCGCGCCATGCAACTCCACCGGAGAGGCAAGCTGCGCGTAATTCCTGTAATTTTGCGCGCATGCGAGTGGCATGAGGCTCCCTTTGGACGTCTGAAGGCTGCACCCAAGGACGGTAAGCCGATACGCTCTTGGTCGGACCGTGATCGCGCGTTTCTCGATGTTGCTCAGTCAATTCGGAATGCAGCAGCCGAGATAAAGGCGCAAAAGGACAAACAGGCAGTGCCTGCACAAAGCGGCCCACGCGTATCCCAGGGATACACACTACTTCCAAGCGCGGAACGGCCAGCTGCTCGCGCGCGCCGAGATACTTCCACGAAGGATAAAGCGATTAGGCAATTATGGCGCATGGTCGAAGCCAGCAACGACATGTACCGGCAACGAGACGACATGTGGTTTAGTGAAGGTGGCGGCAGGATCGAGTATGTGTTCGACGAAAACGTATTCGAACTTTTCGCGCGGCCCAAATTGTATCGTGACTTTGCGTCGACGTTCTATTCCGCCCATTGGCCGCAGCTAACTGGTGCGTCGGAAAGCGACAGAATTAACAGCCAAACTGCCTTGATCACGTCGGAATACCTATTCTCGGGCAAATTGCCGGGGCAAATCGGCAAACGCTTTCATATGACCGAGTGGCACTACGGCGAGCTTGGTGAACGCATTTTCAGCATCATGCGCGAAGCTTCCTCTGCCGCCAGCCATCTTGTTTTGCCGACTGAAGTCTACTTGGGTGAGCTTCGTGATCTTGCGGACCTCGACCTGGATAAGCGGCTTAACGAGACACAAGTTGAAGACGATCTCGACGTCTCGATAGATTTGCGTGAGTTACGGAATTTCGGAGTAGGACAAGGCGCTCTAAGGCAATATCTGTGGACGCGATATGCGGCACAAGCATTAGCTGACGATGACGGCATTGAGTGCTTGCGGCAGATACAGCGTATTTTTTCAGGTGGTATAATCGAACACTTTGTTCCTTTTGGCACGACAAGCAGCGCTATGGACAATGACATCGCGAGGGATGCGAATGCTTGGATGGTCCGGCTTCTGGAGGAGCAACGGTATCGGCGGCATTTGCCGCTGAGCGTGACCAAATCGCGCCAAAAGGCATCGCTATGGAATGATGCAAAATCGCTTGCGCTTGTTTGTCATGCTGCCCGATATAACGAACTCGGTGTCCGCACAGTGCTAGTTACCGGCGATACGCTAATGTTTGACGCCTATCGACGTTGGTACATGTCGACCGACGATGACGATGAACCCTTCGTTCTTAGGCGCATCTCGCAATTTGTACCATTGCTTAATCTTCATGGAATGCGGCGTTCATCGGCATCTGCGCTTGGCGCAATTGTTGATGCGGTCGATATCGCGCTTACACCATTCAATCTTCAGCGGTCAGAGCGGCGCACTCCTCGCCAGCTGTTTCTCGGAAGGGAGTACTTTGCATTGAGGGTAGCTGGCCTCGACAGATCGCGCAGACCGCTAAGCGAAATCGATATGACCGGCGGCTTCCTCGAAGGAGTAACCAAAGAGTGGGCGGAAGGTTGCATCGAGCATTTCTCGGCGTTGGGGATGTCTTGTCAACGCGTGGAGCGCGCGACCATTGGCGATTACCACGAACTAATACAGAGGCGGTTAGACACGCTGCCAAGCTTGGGTTTTGACCTATCAAACGATGCAGAGATTGCTGGTTGGCTGTCGAAGCTTCTAGATGATATTGCAGCCAATGCTCGTAAAATATGGGAACACGCAGAGCCAAAAGCAGCTACCGATGATTTGGCACCCGGAGCAGCCTGA
- a CDS encoding abortive infection family protein yields MTNELISRRLRIMLTDYLSSNSVLREIENEFEAEGVRYSAPTQAAGGQRRTMVQGYLNNLDLKNASDARKFLNVLAVFIRRMEIYAKQSADTTTFVQFTDQLTKDGYTYKDAAIHGVTASARLADAKSIAQGFDAAHMSEQIQRIEASIDTDPALAIGTAKELTESCFKTILGERGVEYAKGDDLPQLGRKVFKELKLLPDDVPDAAKGADSIKRLLSNLATVVQGLAEIRGLYGTGHGKDGRVRGVSARHARLCVGAASALVTFAFQTHLESKPDKGP; encoded by the coding sequence GTGACCAACGAGCTTATCAGCCGCCGCCTACGAATCATGCTGACAGACTATCTGTCGAGTAATTCCGTATTGCGTGAGATAGAGAACGAATTTGAGGCGGAAGGCGTGCGCTATTCCGCGCCAACTCAGGCCGCAGGCGGCCAACGCCGAACGATGGTGCAGGGATATCTCAATAACCTAGATTTAAAGAACGCCAGTGACGCCCGGAAATTCCTGAATGTGTTGGCGGTTTTTATTCGGCGGATGGAAATCTACGCCAAACAGTCTGCCGACACCACCACGTTCGTTCAATTCACCGACCAGCTCACGAAGGATGGATATACATACAAGGACGCTGCGATTCACGGCGTCACCGCTTCCGCGCGACTTGCTGATGCCAAGTCCATCGCACAGGGCTTTGATGCCGCGCATATGAGCGAGCAAATCCAGCGTATCGAAGCATCGATTGATACGGACCCGGCTCTTGCCATCGGTACCGCGAAGGAGCTGACGGAGAGTTGCTTCAAGACCATCTTGGGAGAGCGAGGCGTTGAGTATGCGAAAGGGGATGACTTGCCGCAGCTCGGACGCAAGGTGTTCAAGGAACTGAAGCTGCTGCCAGACGATGTGCCGGACGCAGCGAAGGGTGCCGATAGCATTAAGCGGCTTCTCAGCAATCTAGCGACAGTCGTCCAAGGGCTTGCCGAAATCCGTGGTCTGTATGGCACAGGCCACGGCAAGGACGGTCGCGTTCGGGGCGTCAGCGCGCGGCACGCGAGGCTTTGTGTTGGCGCGGCAAGTGCGTTGGTGACGTTCGCGTTTCAAACGCATTTGGAGAGCAAGCCCGATAAGGGTCCGTGA
- a CDS encoding tetratricopeptide repeat protein — protein MSVAELKRIAGAVSLECPQLAGDLKAEIARRTAPANKPFAQSNARSVRATNRPQTLQEPNLSLDSTDEIAAKSRLSERYGLLLEGANRGDSVAALLVGIANEKGLGTPQDENQAVIWYLEAANRGLARAQVEVGRTLADGIGVPKDLPAAVSWYRKAADQSDAQGEYALGHAYELGLGVETTPSIAFADYMKAATQGLPIAEAAIGYCYIKGVGVTADPAQALIWLNKSETTPNSTAERGMGYLYSEGLGVPRDNAQAIVWYRKAADRGDPRAEYQIGLHFEQGLGVTRDLNEALSWFHKAAIQGNVDAEQSLGDLYGGSRETRDQITPNTGEAVSWWRRAAEGGSKAAIIPLTHACLDKSNADIFSEGCVTWIKQAADSGNDAALYDLGLAYELGIKPLTADIDKAIALYQRASDKGSWSAKSRLGCMYYKGLHVPKDEARGLALMQQAFNPPVETGIFGYDKCDEVISDTNYENVGSYY, from the coding sequence ATGTCGGTCGCAGAGCTAAAGCGAATCGCAGGCGCTGTTAGCCTTGAATGCCCCCAACTTGCAGGTGACCTAAAGGCCGAGATTGCTCGACGAACTGCTCCCGCAAACAAGCCTTTCGCACAAAGCAACGCGCGCAGCGTTAGAGCCACCAATCGGCCGCAGACGCTTCAAGAACCAAACCTTTCTCTCGATTCAACTGACGAGATCGCCGCGAAGTCTCGCCTTTCTGAGCGGTACGGCCTTCTTCTTGAGGGCGCGAACCGAGGGGATTCGGTTGCGGCTCTACTTGTCGGGATTGCGAACGAGAAAGGGCTTGGGACACCTCAAGACGAGAACCAAGCAGTCATTTGGTATCTCGAAGCTGCGAATCGCGGCCTGGCGAGAGCTCAGGTTGAAGTTGGCAGAACGCTCGCAGATGGCATCGGGGTCCCAAAAGACTTACCAGCAGCTGTATCGTGGTATCGAAAAGCGGCAGATCAAAGTGACGCGCAGGGCGAATACGCGCTAGGGCACGCCTATGAACTCGGTTTGGGCGTCGAGACAACACCTTCGATTGCATTTGCTGACTACATGAAGGCCGCAACGCAGGGGCTACCAATAGCCGAAGCGGCCATTGGCTATTGCTACATAAAAGGGGTCGGAGTGACTGCGGACCCAGCGCAGGCTCTTATATGGTTGAACAAATCCGAGACAACTCCGAATTCCACGGCCGAACGTGGCATGGGATACCTTTATTCAGAGGGGCTCGGTGTTCCGCGAGATAACGCACAGGCGATAGTCTGGTATCGAAAGGCGGCGGACAGAGGCGATCCAAGGGCCGAGTACCAAATCGGCCTGCATTTTGAACAGGGACTCGGTGTTACTCGTGACCTAAACGAGGCTTTGAGCTGGTTTCACAAAGCTGCAATTCAAGGAAACGTCGATGCCGAGCAAAGTCTCGGAGATTTATACGGCGGGAGCCGAGAAACACGAGATCAAATTACTCCAAACACGGGAGAAGCTGTTTCGTGGTGGCGGCGAGCAGCTGAAGGAGGGAGTAAGGCAGCCATTATTCCGCTTACCCATGCATGTCTCGATAAATCGAATGCTGATATATTTTCCGAGGGATGCGTGACTTGGATCAAGCAAGCTGCCGATTCGGGAAACGATGCCGCTCTCTATGATCTTGGTCTTGCATATGAGCTCGGCATCAAGCCGCTGACAGCTGATATCGATAAAGCCATAGCGCTCTATCAACGTGCATCAGACAAGGGCAGTTGGAGCGCAAAAAGTCGACTAGGCTGTATGTACTACAAAGGACTCCACGTACCGAAAGACGAAGCACGCGGACTTGCTCTCATGCAACAGGCATTCAATCCACCGGTTGAAACCGGCATATTTGGATATGATAAATGCGACGAAGTCATAAGCGATACGAATTATGAAAACGTCGGCAGCTACTACTGA
- a CDS encoding replication-relaxation family protein translates to MTETLEPSRSRASRPRFKRVGEPERIELTDDDIAILKWVWKLRFVRADDLHRLFDGRSSDKLSRRLMRLYRSGILDRPLAQIDRYHQGGSKALVYGLDNAGAKYLKDELEVPVTGSDWRGRNRSYTRENLDHTLAVSRFMIDLELLCRKRPELSVISFEEILARAPESTRRSSHPGRWRVDLRYRNVHGSVHIIPDAIFGLRIRKAEGRSLTSYYFLEIDRGTMTIAPSRAVQESDAFLYRATMLRKFVTYAESFRQKLHEAQYGIHMPKVLTLTTSQIRAEAMRKVAKAVAAELGVPEELFAFGLDEVSSRVS, encoded by the coding sequence ATGACCGAGACGCTTGAACCGAGCCGTTCGCGCGCATCCCGACCCCGCTTCAAGCGGGTCGGGGAGCCCGAGCGCATCGAGCTTACCGACGATGATATCGCCATACTCAAATGGGTCTGGAAACTCCGCTTCGTCCGCGCCGACGACTTGCACCGGCTCTTTGATGGGCGGAGCAGTGACAAGCTCTCACGCCGCCTCATGCGCCTCTATCGCAGCGGCATCCTCGACCGCCCGCTCGCGCAGATCGACCGGTATCATCAGGGCGGCTCCAAGGCGCTCGTCTACGGGCTCGACAATGCGGGAGCGAAGTACCTCAAAGACGAGCTCGAAGTTCCAGTTACCGGCTCCGACTGGCGCGGCCGCAACCGCTCCTACACGCGCGAAAACCTCGATCACACGCTAGCCGTATCGCGCTTCATGATTGACCTGGAACTCCTGTGCAGGAAGCGGCCGGAGCTGTCGGTGATTTCATTCGAGGAGATACTGGCGAGGGCTCCCGAAAGCACGCGGAGATCATCGCACCCGGGCAGATGGCGCGTGGATCTCCGCTATCGGAATGTGCACGGCTCCGTGCATATCATTCCCGACGCAATCTTTGGGCTTCGGATACGGAAAGCGGAGGGACGTTCGCTCACAAGCTACTATTTCCTTGAAATTGACCGAGGCACGATGACGATAGCACCATCGCGCGCCGTCCAGGAAAGCGATGCCTTCCTCTACCGGGCTACGATGCTTCGCAAATTCGTCACCTATGCGGAGAGCTTTCGACAAAAGCTCCATGAAGCGCAGTACGGCATTCACATGCCGAAGGTTCTCACGCTCACCACAAGCCAGATTCGCGCGGAAGCGATGCGAAAGGTCGCCAAAGCCGTTGCCGCCGAGCTTGGCGTACCGGAGGAGCTGTTTGCGTTCGGGCTCGACGAGGTGTCGTCAAGAGTAAGTTGA
- a CDS encoding type IV secretion system DNA-binding domain-containing protein codes for MLEGYVRQDITAGRGLMLIDPHGELVDGIEEWCALRGLDRIRSIHVLRPGSDRLIPGFNPLGGEAGRDVTTRVDYMVAACAQAWGAKNLGETPRLEKILRALFYVIAHHGLTLAEAPALLLPHDPKGLRRALTDGLPNESMQLVWEQLNALPRREFAEYVESTATRLTKFLASPAMRLIVGQKTRAIDFRAAMDESQVVLVDLSAARSFSHENARTLGGLLVSDLFYSSLGRDLAIARQKPFTLYIDEAYDYLSGSVERLLDQSRKFGLHAVLSHQRIGQLRAQGESVYNAVMGCTQTKIVLGGLSDDDAEIMAREIMRSDINLAVPKPGLTMPVVVGEERVRLRSGNVSNARSRGASRTSSFGTTGGVTTTLGASEDEFGENIRAVASSALSGGWSDSVGEAESHGESSSETSGWSETFRSIREERPVQLYTLEESFHLAMRRIRDLPDRTALVKRRGRPVDEIRTLDIARQLSVPGITRRARERAEHRAVYQSSVAAAEAEIDVRRTALLPARPSESFWQAEDDRDA; via the coding sequence ATGCTCGAAGGCTACGTCCGGCAGGATATCACTGCCGGTCGCGGCCTCATGCTCATCGACCCGCACGGCGAACTCGTCGATGGCATCGAGGAGTGGTGCGCCCTTCGCGGCCTTGACCGCATCCGCAGCATCCATGTGCTGCGGCCCGGAAGTGACCGGCTGATTCCGGGTTTCAATCCGCTCGGCGGCGAAGCGGGCAGGGATGTGACGACGCGCGTGGACTACATGGTCGCCGCGTGCGCGCAGGCCTGGGGCGCGAAGAATCTTGGCGAGACGCCGCGCCTCGAGAAAATTCTTCGCGCACTCTTTTACGTCATCGCCCACCATGGCCTCACGCTTGCCGAGGCCCCTGCACTTCTCTTGCCGCACGACCCCAAGGGACTGCGCCGCGCCCTTACCGACGGCCTTCCAAACGAGAGCATGCAGCTCGTTTGGGAGCAGCTGAACGCGCTTCCGCGGCGCGAATTTGCCGAATACGTCGAGAGTACCGCCACCCGCCTCACTAAGTTCCTAGCCTCGCCCGCCATGCGGCTCATCGTCGGCCAGAAGACCCGCGCGATCGACTTCCGCGCCGCTATGGACGAGAGCCAAGTCGTCCTCGTCGATTTGAGCGCCGCCCGCTCGTTCTCGCACGAGAACGCCCGGACACTTGGCGGCCTGCTCGTGAGCGACCTGTTCTATTCGTCGCTCGGGCGTGACCTCGCCATTGCGCGCCAGAAACCCTTCACCCTCTACATCGACGAAGCCTATGACTACCTCTCCGGGAGCGTCGAGCGGCTGCTCGACCAGTCCCGCAAGTTTGGCCTTCATGCCGTGCTTTCCCATCAGCGCATCGGACAGCTCCGGGCGCAGGGCGAGTCCGTATACAACGCCGTCATGGGCTGCACGCAGACCAAGATCGTGCTTGGCGGCCTCTCTGATGACGACGCCGAAATCATGGCGCGCGAGATCATGCGAAGCGATATCAACCTCGCAGTACCGAAGCCTGGCCTCACCATGCCCGTTGTCGTCGGCGAAGAGCGCGTTCGGCTCCGTTCGGGAAACGTGAGCAACGCCCGCTCGCGCGGGGCGTCGCGCACCTCGTCGTTTGGCACGACCGGCGGCGTAACCACGACGCTTGGCGCGTCGGAAGATGAGTTTGGCGAGAATATCCGCGCTGTCGCGAGCAGCGCTCTAAGCGGCGGGTGGAGCGATAGTGTCGGGGAAGCAGAAAGCCACGGCGAAAGCAGCAGCGAGACAAGCGGTTGGTCCGAGACGTTCCGATCTATCCGTGAGGAACGGCCGGTCCAGCTCTACACGCTTGAAGAGTCCTTCCACCTCGCCATGCGCCGTATCAGGGACCTTCCCGACCGGACGGCGCTCGTGAAGCGGCGCGGGCGGCCGGTAGATGAAATTCGGACGCTCGATATTGCGCGGCAGCTCTCCGTGCCCGGGATCACACGGCGCGCCCGCGAGCGGGCCGAGCACCGCGCCGTCTACCAAAGCAGCGTCGCGGCGGCCGAGGCGGAAATCGACGTCCGGCGGACAGCGCTTCTCCCCGCGCGCCCTAGCGAGTCGTTCTGGCAGGCCGAGGATGACCGAGACGCTTGA
- a CDS encoding DUF3034 family protein, translated as MSLSRAFLASALVAGTAIAASTAHAEDGGGMLDKGLALFDSGKLLATGGVSTVEGAGGGGLASWATITGYGSRDGIGIDAHYTYVGLPDYNLQAPGIAIGILDRVELSYAWAAFDTQQTGAALGLGKGFTFHENIVGLKVKLFGDAVYDQDSWWPQVAAGLQYKSNDRGAVIAAIGGRSSDGVDFYLSGTKLFLAQSLLVDATLRETRANQFGILGFGGDKDDGYSTQFEGSAAYLFSRNFAVGAEYRTKPDNLSIAREDNAFDVFAAYFLDKNVSLTLAYADLGNIVLHDGQHGIYLSLQGGL; from the coding sequence TTGTCGCTGTCCCGCGCCTTCCTCGCGTCCGCGCTTGTCGCGGGCACGGCCATAGCCGCCTCGACCGCCCACGCCGAAGACGGCGGCGGGATGCTCGACAAGGGGCTGGCGCTGTTCGACAGCGGCAAGCTGCTCGCGACCGGCGGTGTCAGCACCGTCGAGGGGGCCGGCGGCGGCGGTCTGGCGAGCTGGGCGACGATCACCGGCTACGGCTCGCGCGACGGCATCGGCATCGACGCGCATTACACCTATGTCGGCTTGCCCGACTACAACCTGCAGGCACCCGGCATCGCGATCGGCATCCTGGACCGGGTGGAGCTCTCCTATGCCTGGGCTGCGTTCGACACGCAGCAGACAGGCGCCGCGCTGGGGCTCGGCAAGGGCTTCACGTTCCACGAGAACATCGTCGGGCTGAAGGTGAAGCTTTTCGGCGACGCGGTCTATGATCAGGATTCCTGGTGGCCGCAGGTCGCCGCCGGCCTTCAATATAAAAGCAACGACCGCGGCGCGGTCATCGCGGCGATCGGCGGACGGTCGTCCGACGGCGTCGATTTCTACCTTTCCGGCACCAAGCTGTTCCTGGCGCAGAGCCTGCTCGTCGACGCCACGTTGCGCGAAACCCGTGCCAACCAGTTCGGCATCCTCGGCTTCGGCGGCGACAAGGACGACGGCTATTCCACGCAATTCGAAGGTTCGGCCGCCTATCTGTTCAGCCGCAATTTCGCAGTCGGCGCCGAATACCGCACCAAGCCCGACAATCTCTCCATCGCGCGTGAGGACAATGCCTTCGACGTCTTCGCCGCCTATTTCCTCGACAAGAACGTCTCGTTGACGCTGGCCTATGCCGATCTGGGCAATATCGTGCTCCATGACGGGCAGCACGGCATCTATCTCTCGCTGCAAGGAGGGCTGTGA
- a CDS encoding group 1 truncated hemoglobin translates to MHRLAIHALRAVVLACAVTALAARIGPAFAADDALYRDLGDREGIATIAKYTTANLLADPRTRTTFDNTNMERFERLLSDQFCVVAGGPCTYKGRSMREAHKALGLRNADFNAVVEDLQDAMDKAGIPFAVQNRFLARLAPMQHDVVTK, encoded by the coding sequence ATGCACAGGCTCGCGATCCACGCCCTTCGCGCCGTCGTGCTGGCTTGCGCCGTGACCGCGCTTGCCGCGCGGATCGGCCCCGCCTTCGCGGCGGACGACGCGCTCTACCGCGACCTCGGCGACCGCGAAGGCATTGCGACCATCGCGAAATACACCACCGCGAATCTCCTGGCCGATCCGCGCACCAGGACGACCTTCGACAACACCAATATGGAGCGCTTCGAGAGGCTGCTCTCCGACCAGTTCTGCGTCGTGGCCGGCGGACCGTGCACCTACAAGGGCCGCTCGATGCGGGAGGCGCACAAGGCACTCGGCCTGCGCAATGCCGACTTCAACGCAGTGGTCGAGGACCTGCAGGACGCGATGGACAAGGCCGGCATCCCGTTCGCCGTGCAGAACCGCTTTCTCGCCCGGCTGGCACCGATGCAGCACGACGTCGTGACCAAATGA
- a CDS encoding plastocyanin/azurin family copper-binding protein produces the protein MIRRHALVAAAMFSLGGVVGFADDSHTIVQNGRAFHPAEVTIAPGETLTFANRDAFIHQIYVKSDALNFDSDEQPPGEDVLLKFPAAGTFEVHCHIHPKMALIVHVK, from the coding sequence ATGATCCGGCGCCATGCCCTGGTCGCCGCCGCGATGTTCTCGCTCGGCGGCGTCGTGGGGTTTGCCGACGACAGCCACACGATCGTGCAGAACGGGCGCGCCTTCCACCCGGCAGAGGTGACGATCGCGCCGGGCGAGACGCTGACCTTCGCCAATCGCGACGCGTTCATCCATCAGATCTACGTCAAATCGGATGCGCTGAATTTCGATTCCGACGAGCAGCCGCCGGGCGAGGATGTCCTGCTGAAATTCCCCGCGGCGGGAACTTTCGAGGTGCACTGCCACATCCACCCCAAGATGGCCTTGATTGTCCACGTGAAATAG